The proteins below are encoded in one region of Aeromonas veronii:
- a CDS encoding M28 family metallopeptidase, whose protein sequence is MKKTLLTLAIATLLAGCNPSDNDSQPPAPAHQAHEYLVQLSSGAEGIGARPTGTEAETRAAAWIQDLLTGWGYEVQNQPFTYTRSGASKQSQNIVAELKGQSDKVILIGAHYDSTGEKKGSEGATDNGAGVAALLAVAEALKGQTLPYTVRFAFFGAEENGLNGSKAYAASLDAAATARLLAMVNYDTIAGGDIVYVHSAHSDVAEYSCADPSRYSFDPKVRDRLLALSKSTATPFAIHPSYPGYPEGETGSWSDHAPFACLGVPIAYVEATNFTIDGEDGYDGYSQSTHPALWDCYDEATKSACDRDSETQWGKIWHTEHDRLDKMAELFPGRVEQQLGANTDLMIRFLKEPGL, encoded by the coding sequence ATGAAGAAAACCCTGCTGACCCTGGCCATCGCGACCCTGCTGGCCGGGTGCAACCCCTCGGACAACGACTCACAACCTCCGGCGCCCGCCCATCAGGCCCATGAGTATCTGGTGCAGCTGAGCTCCGGCGCCGAGGGCATCGGTGCCCGTCCCACGGGCACCGAGGCGGAGACCCGCGCCGCCGCCTGGATCCAGGATCTCCTGACCGGCTGGGGCTACGAGGTGCAAAACCAGCCCTTCACCTACACCCGAAGCGGCGCCAGCAAGCAGTCCCAGAACATCGTTGCCGAACTCAAGGGTCAGAGCGACAAGGTGATCCTCATCGGCGCCCACTATGACAGCACCGGTGAGAAGAAGGGTTCTGAAGGGGCCACCGACAACGGCGCCGGGGTGGCGGCCCTCCTGGCGGTGGCCGAGGCCCTCAAGGGCCAGACCCTGCCCTACACGGTCCGCTTTGCCTTCTTCGGGGCGGAAGAGAACGGCCTCAACGGCTCCAAGGCCTATGCCGCCAGCCTGGACGCGGCCGCTACCGCCCGGCTGCTCGCCATGGTGAACTATGACACCATCGCCGGCGGCGACATCGTCTACGTCCACTCAGCCCACTCGGACGTGGCCGAGTACAGTTGCGCCGATCCGAGCCGCTACAGCTTCGATCCCAAGGTGCGGGATCGCCTGCTGGCGCTCTCCAAGAGCACGGCGACCCCCTTCGCCATCCACCCGAGCTACCCCGGCTATCCGGAAGGGGAGACCGGCAGCTGGTCGGATCATGCCCCCTTCGCCTGCCTCGGGGTGCCCATCGCCTACGTGGAGGCCACCAACTTCACCATCGACGGGGAAGATGGCTACGACGGCTACTCCCAGAGCACCCATCCGGCGCTGTGGGACTGCTACGACGAGGCAACCAAGAGCGCCTGCGATCGGGACAGCGAGACCCAATGGGGCAAGATCTGGCACACCGAGCACGACCGCCTCGACAAGATGGCCGAACTGTTCCCGGGCCGGGTTGAGCAGCAGCTCGGCGCCAACACGGATCTGATGATCCGCTTCCTCAAGGAGCCCGGGCTCTGA